Proteins encoded together in one Hevea brasiliensis isolate MT/VB/25A 57/8 chromosome 16, ASM3005281v1, whole genome shotgun sequence window:
- the LOC110643813 gene encoding uncharacterized protein LOC110643813 has protein sequence MASSSYSAPPPLVFSGENYPNLSVKMQAYLKVYDLWDVVEIGKDPAPLSDNPTLAQIKQHSEERAKKFKAPFCIHFAVSDVIFTKILACGSAKEVWDKLKEEYQRCEKTKMMQVLNLRREFEVLRMKDIESIQGYSDRLMKVVNKIRLLGEELSDKRVVQKVLVSLPERFEPKISSLEDSKDLKTISILELVNALQAFEQRRIIRMEESTEEAFLAKQKGKQFEEAKKSVSESTNKGKGPVNRKRGGKKSKFLPCPTCNKTNHLE, from the coding sequence ATGGCTTCAAGTAGTTACTCAGCTCCTCCTCCACTTGTCTTCTCAGGAGAAAATTATCCCAATTTGTCAGTGAAGATGCAGGCTTATCTTAAAGTCTATGATCTATGGGATGTCGTAGAAATAGGCAAAGATCCAGCTCCTTTGAGTGACAATCCCACCCTTGCTCAAATCAAGCAACATAGTGAAGAGCGTGCAAAGAAGTTCAAGGCTCCCTTTTGTATACACTTTGCTGTATCAGATGTCATTTTTACTAAGATCTTGGCTTGTGGATCAGCTAAAGAAGTTTGGGATAAGTTGAAAGAAGAGTATCAAAGGTGTGAGAAGACTAAAATGATGCAAGTTCTCAATCTAAGAAGggaatttgaagttttgaggatgaagGATATTGAATCTATTCAAGGGTATTCTGATAGGCTCATGAAAGTTGTAAATAAAATTAGATTGTTGGGAGAGGAGCTTAGTGACAAGAGAGTTGTGCAAAAGGTTTTAGTGAGTTTACCTGAAAGATTTGAGCCTAAAATTTCCTCTTTGGAAGACTCCAAAGACTTGAAAACCATTTCTATTTTAGAATTGGTGAATGCTCTTCAAGCTTTTGAGCAAAGAAGGATTATTAGAATGGAGGAGTCCACTGAAGAAGCTTTTCTTGCCAAACAAAAGGGTAAGCAATTTGAGGAAGCTAAGAAGAGTGTAAGTGAGTCAACAAACAAAGGCAAGGGACCTGTAAATAGAAAAAGGGGTGGCAAGAAATCAAAATTCCTACCTTGTCCTACTTGCAACAAAACCAATCATCTTGAATAA
- the LOC110643795 gene encoding uncharacterized protein LOC110643795 — MNGYREDNSFCYFHPKEFVVGVCPLCLNERLLVLAAKQGQLPSSRATHRPQSFTNPTRKPSISLPKIFALDSLLNRLEFRHWKSDNNSGKSDASTSPEESFISIKFEDNGAASWEKGTSEQCAKFWNHNLNKQNKDFKQSKDTEDTMTVIDHAKPRASLRWRKRIGQLFQVIRWKRSNKANNVCHVGTKFEGVKVRKSWLRTLTKRRTKE; from the exons ATGAATGGGTATAGAGAAGACAATTCTTTCTGCTATTTCCATCCTAAAGAGTTTGTTGTGGGGGTCTGTCCTCTATGCCTAAATGAGAGGCTCCTTGTATTGGCTGCGAAGCAGGGCCAGCTTCCATCATCTAGAGCAACTCATAGACCTCAATCCTTCACTAATCCCACCAGGAAGCCTTCCATCAGCCTTCCTAAGATCTTTGCTTTGGATTCTCTTCTCAATCGGCTCGAATTCCGCCACTGGAAATCTGATAATAACTCTGGTAAATCTGATGCCTCCACTAGTCCAGAAG AGTCCTTCATATCAATAAAGTTTGAAGACAATGGAGCTGCCTCATGGGAAAAGGGCACTTCGGAGCAATGCGCCAAGTTCTGGAACCATAATTTGAATAAGCAAAACAAGGATTTTAAACAATCCAAAGACACTGAGGATACAATGACCGTGATAGATCATGCAAAACCGCGTGCCTCGCTGAGGTGGCGAAAGCGGATTGGTCAACTATTCCAAGTCATCAGATGGAAGAGGTCCAACAAAGCAAACAACGTGTGCCACGTGGGCACCAAGTTTGAAGGAGTCAAGGTGAGGAAGAGCTGGTTAAGAACTCTGACAAAGAGAAGAACCAAagaataa